The proteins below are encoded in one region of Bremerella sp. P1:
- a CDS encoding bile acid:sodium symporter family protein, with the protein MRSLLRRHWFLAGLLAVVIVGFAFSEPLRQLPDMKILRNGIVVTVLFLMAFPLAFGDLHGAIRRPAAAILATIINAGIVPLLAWAASLLSSGDFAIGINLMAAIPCTLASAAVWTRRAGGNDSIALIVTIVTNSLCFLITPFWLLWTTGSHITITIWADPGGKGLSLADMMTKLFLLVVLPMAFGQLARLIPKAGTWATQNKFQLGIVAQIGVLCMVLLGCISCGLKLRSLPTDQMPTFLSFAVMIGLVLAVHITALLLGVGIAKQLHFPRSEEIAIAFAGSQKTLMIGLAIATEFYTANPLAILPMVAFHVGQLFLDTAVADRYMAAEFDKAHPEEPLIEGD; encoded by the coding sequence GTGCGATCACTCCTCAGACGACATTGGTTCCTTGCAGGCCTGCTAGCGGTGGTGATCGTCGGATTTGCCTTTTCCGAGCCGCTGCGGCAGCTTCCGGACATGAAAATCTTGCGAAATGGGATCGTCGTGACGGTCCTCTTTCTGATGGCCTTTCCGCTGGCGTTTGGCGATCTGCACGGTGCCATCCGCCGTCCGGCCGCGGCTATCTTGGCAACAATCATCAACGCAGGCATCGTGCCCCTGTTGGCCTGGGCGGCGTCGCTGCTCTCTTCAGGGGACTTCGCCATTGGAATCAACCTCATGGCAGCGATTCCCTGTACGTTGGCGTCCGCTGCCGTCTGGACACGTAGGGCAGGGGGGAACGATTCGATTGCCTTGATTGTCACGATCGTGACCAACTCGCTCTGCTTTTTGATCACCCCGTTCTGGCTGCTCTGGACCACCGGAAGTCACATTACGATCACCATTTGGGCAGATCCCGGCGGCAAAGGCCTTTCCCTGGCCGACATGATGACGAAACTCTTCCTTTTGGTTGTGCTACCGATGGCATTCGGCCAGCTTGCTCGACTTATCCCCAAGGCAGGTACCTGGGCGACGCAAAATAAATTCCAGCTAGGAATCGTGGCCCAGATAGGAGTACTTTGCATGGTCCTGCTCGGCTGTATCAGCTGTGGCCTCAAGCTGCGAAGTCTGCCGACCGATCAAATGCCGACATTCCTGTCGTTTGCAGTCATGATTGGCTTGGTTTTGGCTGTCCATATAACGGCGTTGCTGCTGGGGGTCGGAATTGCCAAGCAGCTCCATTTCCCTCGCAGTGAAGAGATCGCAATCGCCTTCGCCGGTAGCCAGAAGACCCTGATGATTGGCCTGGCCATCGCGACCGAGTTTTACACGGCGAACCCATTGGCGATCCTGCCCATGGTCGCGTTCCACGTCGGGCAGCTCTTTCTAGACACCGCGGTAGCCGACCGATACATGGCCGCCGAATTCGACAAAGCCCATCCAGAGGAACCTCTGATCGAAGGAGACTGA
- a CDS encoding endonuclease/exonuclease/phosphatase family protein, translating into MTTPSSNESLTRRDVLKRAAVGSLAIAASSVNSVLAAQDKSQPLRVIAYNVYNCTGWPKDRALGKKATALGQMPDRFAHELALYDPDIINFSESPSEEVVKQIAERLGMNYVRFPSGGNWPGTLLSRFEIVDPKNAPLLKGERPKDLFTRHWGQATVKLPNGESLVVHSAHLHPSPEPDTRLREIPLMLESMKKDLDADRSMLLIGDLNHTPDTNEYKLWIDAGWTDTFTQVGKGDGLTIKADTPDRRIDYVMAAGPIGQKVVESRPLFEGAFRTNTADAASFALSDHLPQLAIFE; encoded by the coding sequence ATGACCACACCTTCCTCGAACGAATCACTCACCCGACGAGACGTGTTGAAACGAGCAGCAGTTGGCAGCCTTGCCATTGCCGCCAGTAGCGTGAACAGCGTGCTTGCCGCCCAAGACAAGAGCCAACCACTGCGAGTGATTGCTTACAACGTCTACAACTGCACCGGCTGGCCAAAGGATCGGGCGTTGGGGAAGAAAGCGACGGCCTTGGGCCAGATGCCTGACCGCTTTGCCCACGAACTTGCCCTCTACGATCCTGATATCATTAACTTCTCTGAGTCACCCAGCGAAGAAGTGGTGAAGCAGATCGCCGAGCGGCTTGGCATGAACTACGTCCGCTTCCCAAGCGGAGGCAACTGGCCTGGAACGCTGCTTAGCCGATTCGAGATTGTCGATCCGAAGAATGCACCGCTTCTCAAAGGCGAACGCCCCAAAGACCTATTCACTCGACACTGGGGGCAAGCCACCGTGAAATTACCAAACGGAGAGTCGCTCGTTGTCCATTCCGCTCATCTGCACCCCAGCCCGGAACCAGACACCCGTCTGCGAGAGATTCCACTCATGTTGGAGTCCATGAAGAAAGACCTCGACGCCGATCGCTCCATGCTTCTGATCGGTGATCTTAATCACACTCCCGATACGAACGAGTACAAGCTCTGGATCGATGCTGGCTGGACCGACACCTTCACCCAGGTCGGCAAAGGAGATGGGCTGACCATCAAGGCCGACACACCAGATCGACGAATCGACTACGTAATGGCCGCTGGTCCAATCGGCCAGAAGGTCGTAGAGTCGAGACCATTATTCGAGGGTGCGTTTCGCACCAACACCGCCGACGCTGCGTCATTTGCCCTCAGCGATCATTTGCCGCAGCTCGCCATATTTGAGTAA
- the aroC gene encoding chorismate synthase, with the protein MLRYWTAGESHGKTLLAMIDGFPAGLAIDEEPINRELARRQGGYGRGGRQRIETDKVEVMTGIWKGLTLGSPIALQVINRDYKLERLEDLPRPRPGHGDLTGAIKFLGPIRAILERASARETAVRVAAGALAKQLLAEFGIQVYGFVDELGGVAIDRPENVDDVDAMIAKRDESIIYSLNPEQDPQFKELIDKTGKAGDTLGGIVEVRVVGAPFGLGTHAQWERKLDGKLAQAVMAVQAIKGVEIGMGFEAARLPGSQVHDPIHYDPMEQESTNLGYTRPTNNAGGLEAGMTNGQTIVVRAAKKPISTLRKPLESVNLETKESDTASYERSDVCAVSAASVIVESVVAFEIATALVDKFGGDSLEEMKARYQLFMDMARKR; encoded by the coding sequence ATGTTGCGTTATTGGACAGCGGGCGAATCCCACGGTAAAACCCTTCTTGCCATGATCGACGGCTTTCCGGCCGGACTGGCAATCGACGAAGAACCCATCAATCGCGAGCTTGCTCGTCGCCAGGGAGGGTATGGCCGTGGCGGACGACAGCGAATTGAGACCGACAAGGTCGAAGTGATGACCGGCATCTGGAAAGGTCTCACGCTCGGCAGCCCGATCGCTCTGCAAGTGATCAATCGCGACTACAAGCTGGAACGCCTGGAAGACCTTCCGCGACCTCGTCCTGGGCATGGCGACCTGACCGGTGCGATTAAGTTCCTCGGTCCGATCCGAGCCATCCTTGAACGAGCCAGTGCTCGCGAGACGGCTGTTCGTGTTGCTGCTGGGGCCTTGGCCAAGCAGCTCCTGGCTGAGTTTGGCATTCAGGTTTACGGTTTCGTCGACGAGCTAGGTGGCGTGGCCATCGATCGTCCTGAAAACGTGGACGATGTTGATGCCATGATTGCCAAACGTGACGAGAGCATCATCTACTCGCTTAATCCCGAACAAGATCCCCAGTTCAAAGAGCTGATCGACAAGACCGGCAAGGCAGGCGACACACTCGGCGGAATCGTCGAAGTCCGTGTCGTTGGTGCTCCGTTCGGGCTGGGCACCCATGCTCAATGGGAACGCAAGCTCGATGGCAAGCTGGCTCAAGCCGTTATGGCCGTCCAAGCGATCAAAGGGGTCGAGATCGGAATGGGCTTTGAGGCCGCTCGCTTGCCGGGCTCTCAGGTTCATGACCCGATTCATTACGACCCGATGGAACAAGAATCGACCAACCTCGGCTATACCCGCCCAACCAACAATGCTGGTGGGCTGGAAGCGGGGATGACCAACGGTCAGACGATTGTCGTGCGTGCCGCGAAGAAGCCGATCAGTACGCTTCGCAAGCCGCTGGAATCCGTCAACCTGGAAACCAAAGAATCAGACACCGCTTCCTACGAGCGGAGCGACGTCTGTGCCGTTTCGGCGGCCAGTGTGATTGTGGAGAGTGTTGTGGCGTTTGAAATCGCCACGGCCCTGGTCGACAAATTCGGTGGCGATAGCCTAGAGGAAATGAAGGCTCGCTACCAACTGTTTATGGATATGGCTCGGAAGCGTTAA
- a CDS encoding AAA family ATPase, which produces MNWTQLKTASIKELIAWAQPQPWCQAMAACDQDAQWHSEGDVWTHTKLVLHELQSLDQWSDLSSHDQTVLKFTALFHDIAKPLTTAVDSITGRVTSPKHAVKGEHLARNILRDLTCDLKTREEIARMVRYHGRPAFLLERPDPVHEVIRHSWLLTNRLLYLFALADTRGRDTDSMTRPEENLHFWKVASEEANCFDRPYAFASDHGRFTFFHSPQPNQHYSPHENFKCQATLICGLPGAGKDTWLARHRSELPIVSLDDIREEIDVHPTDNQGQVAQLAQERCREFLRSGTSFALNATNTMQQTRSRWLNLFADYDARIEIIYLEPNLEDLFRRNKKREERVPEAVIQKLASRCQVPTWLECHALISEAEPIRTG; this is translated from the coding sequence ATGAACTGGACGCAGCTCAAAACAGCATCGATTAAAGAGCTCATCGCCTGGGCCCAGCCCCAACCGTGGTGTCAGGCGATGGCAGCCTGCGATCAAGATGCGCAGTGGCACAGCGAAGGCGACGTCTGGACACACACCAAGCTCGTACTGCACGAGCTACAATCTCTCGACCAATGGTCCGACCTGTCTTCTCATGATCAAACCGTGTTGAAATTCACGGCCTTGTTCCACGACATAGCCAAGCCGCTGACGACCGCAGTCGATTCGATTACAGGCCGCGTCACGTCTCCTAAACATGCCGTCAAAGGCGAACACCTCGCCCGAAACATCCTCCGTGACTTGACCTGTGACCTGAAAACGCGAGAAGAGATTGCCCGCATGGTTCGCTACCATGGGCGACCAGCTTTCCTTTTGGAAAGACCCGATCCAGTGCACGAAGTGATTCGTCACTCGTGGCTACTTACCAACCGACTGCTTTACTTGTTTGCACTGGCCGATACACGCGGTCGCGATACCGATTCGATGACGCGACCAGAGGAAAACCTTCACTTCTGGAAAGTCGCATCGGAAGAGGCCAACTGCTTCGATCGCCCCTACGCGTTTGCTTCGGACCATGGCCGCTTCACGTTCTTTCACTCACCGCAGCCCAATCAACACTACTCACCGCACGAAAACTTCAAATGCCAGGCAACCCTAATATGCGGCCTACCAGGTGCTGGCAAAGATACGTGGCTCGCGCGGCACCGGAGTGAACTACCAATCGTCTCTTTGGATGACATCCGCGAGGAGATTGATGTCCATCCCACCGACAACCAAGGACAGGTAGCTCAGCTTGCCCAAGAGCGTTGCCGAGAATTCTTACGAAGCGGCACCTCCTTCGCGCTGAATGCAACCAACACAATGCAACAGACGCGTTCTCGCTGGCTCAATCTCTTTGCTGACTATGACGCACGAATCGAGATCATCTATCTGGAACCTAACCTGGAAGATCTGTTTCGGCGAAACAAGAAGCGAGAAGAACGCGTTCCTGAGGCTGTTATCCAGAAACTGGCTTCCCGCTGCCAAGTGCCCACCTGGCTGGAATGCCACGCCTTGATTTCTGAAGCCGAGCCCATCCGCACCGGATGA
- a CDS encoding cytochrome c biogenesis protein, protein MIRTTWTLALVMCGVLIASGSGRADEAFPDDIWREIPVYHHGRVKPIDGYARQVVQKITDFNKSKPKFNLVDYYTEEELQKPEFKDALEIFPGGELRKFTPSELVYEWTVRPEKWERVPFIYLGREDVRKELGLPINGHNSMKLNFVSPHDIATSEKLREYLKGMEKRRQEQAASGDLEETAMDAHIWRELLFRYAVFREVSLDPRKDVVSTNPLPSPGERDRFIGQVYAAGKILFGDPNSGEERTLNSQLQTLQQFGGEHPLSVASKRLIDSYRDLHELSSAAYMDPMSVLNSPADEPLKPEFAPTPAETEPLVQEFQAAAKAMGDILEEQRDNVNDSTTLTDEEYNNIKPMFQSMLVRVRQLEHTAMEIHLALYENANAGALTASTSMDRSGNHLQIVPSLNPYALSKSRDPSDLSQPWLGLTTVLYGSDAVLANYDMGLINAVRSNWKAAKDAYLSGGDARPAMEKLAESLQRLGEQDTQQRIAVIEDTIGNNEKDSGILAYTAYPAANSYRIATEVRYNTMDPFMYAWIFTFIATMGFGLAFAVMRKPMFWMGMVFLVFGLIWSTYGFYMRVVVTGWAPVTNMYETVIFVPWVVCSLGLMFLVLPLIDRGRLAAWRATAAPFTWEQSELEPSQREMFSAGVWNVMNWVSVLIRVPLMLAMIQFMTMRPVYDGNRPIINLTDFGEQMAAHGVIYASIFLFVKLLVLGLSVWYIPRLLIATIALPIFCVYDWSIDAQLKDKFQKTYHRNYYGLAASACGTFLLCVASIAPIVDTGSSRVLNTEFSPLQPVLRSNVWLTIHVLTIVASYGAGILAWGLGWLALGYYMFGRYRAPVVASPLNAGLAPAQGHSPQMSYRPPEECFTLGQHCYRAIQVAVLLLATGTILGGIWADVSWGRFWGWDPKEVWALVTLLIYVAILHARFAGWFNNFGLVVGTIIGFSAIVGSWYGVNFLLPLFKGGDAVGLHSYGSGGKGSEIMVMGFVAANWIALGFVALRFQLSKLSVVDENEVEEVVIKAELPDNNDAPEEAKLVDNN, encoded by the coding sequence ATGATTCGCACGACTTGGACCCTTGCACTGGTAATGTGCGGTGTGCTCATCGCTTCGGGTAGCGGCCGTGCCGACGAGGCTTTTCCCGACGATATCTGGCGCGAGATCCCGGTCTATCATCACGGTCGCGTTAAGCCAATCGATGGCTACGCTCGGCAGGTGGTACAGAAGATTACCGACTTCAACAAGTCGAAGCCTAAGTTCAATCTGGTCGACTATTACACCGAAGAGGAACTTCAGAAGCCGGAGTTTAAGGATGCCCTCGAGATCTTCCCGGGTGGCGAACTACGTAAATTCACTCCAAGCGAGCTGGTCTACGAATGGACCGTTCGTCCTGAAAAGTGGGAACGCGTTCCGTTTATCTACCTTGGCCGCGAAGACGTACGCAAAGAGCTCGGGCTACCGATCAACGGCCACAACAGCATGAAGCTGAACTTCGTCTCGCCACACGACATTGCGACGTCCGAGAAGCTGCGCGAGTACCTGAAGGGGATGGAAAAACGCCGCCAGGAACAGGCTGCCAGTGGTGATTTGGAAGAGACCGCGATGGACGCACACATCTGGCGGGAACTGTTGTTCCGGTACGCCGTCTTCCGGGAAGTTTCACTCGATCCACGCAAGGATGTCGTTTCTACCAATCCGCTTCCTTCGCCGGGTGAGCGTGATCGATTTATCGGTCAGGTTTATGCTGCCGGGAAAATCCTCTTTGGTGATCCGAACTCGGGCGAAGAACGCACGTTGAACAGCCAGTTGCAGACGCTACAGCAGTTTGGCGGAGAGCATCCCCTGAGCGTTGCCTCGAAACGCCTGATCGATTCGTATCGAGATCTACACGAATTGTCGTCAGCGGCCTATATGGATCCGATGTCGGTGCTCAATTCGCCAGCCGATGAACCACTCAAACCAGAGTTTGCCCCGACCCCGGCAGAGACTGAACCGCTAGTTCAAGAGTTTCAGGCTGCCGCCAAAGCGATGGGTGACATCCTGGAAGAGCAACGGGATAACGTCAACGACAGCACCACGCTTACCGACGAAGAGTACAACAACATCAAGCCGATGTTTCAGTCGATGCTGGTTCGTGTTCGTCAGCTCGAACACACCGCGATGGAGATCCACCTGGCGTTGTACGAGAACGCCAATGCGGGCGCTTTAACAGCATCGACTTCGATGGATCGCAGCGGCAATCACTTGCAGATTGTTCCTTCCCTCAATCCTTACGCCCTTAGCAAGTCGCGTGATCCAAGTGACCTTTCACAGCCTTGGCTTGGTTTGACGACCGTTCTCTATGGTTCGGACGCTGTGCTTGCCAACTACGACATGGGCTTGATCAACGCCGTGCGTTCCAATTGGAAGGCTGCTAAGGATGCTTACCTGAGCGGCGGCGATGCTCGCCCTGCGATGGAGAAGCTGGCCGAAAGCCTTCAGCGTTTGGGGGAACAGGATACTCAGCAACGTATCGCGGTGATCGAAGACACGATCGGTAACAACGAAAAGGATTCAGGTATCCTGGCGTACACCGCTTACCCAGCCGCGAACAGCTATCGCATTGCAACCGAGGTCCGTTACAACACGATGGACCCATTCATGTACGCTTGGATCTTCACGTTCATCGCCACTATGGGATTCGGGTTGGCTTTTGCCGTCATGCGGAAACCGATGTTTTGGATGGGCATGGTGTTCTTAGTGTTTGGTTTGATCTGGTCGACCTACGGCTTCTACATGCGAGTGGTCGTGACCGGCTGGGCCCCTGTGACCAACATGTACGAAACGGTGATATTCGTTCCATGGGTCGTGTGTAGCCTGGGGCTGATGTTCCTGGTGCTTCCTCTGATCGATCGAGGTCGATTGGCTGCGTGGCGTGCGACGGCTGCTCCTTTCACCTGGGAACAGTCTGAACTGGAGCCGAGCCAACGCGAAATGTTCTCGGCCGGTGTGTGGAATGTGATGAATTGGGTTTCGGTTTTAATTCGTGTTCCGCTGATGCTCGCCATGATTCAGTTCATGACGATGCGTCCCGTGTATGACGGTAACCGCCCGATCATCAATCTGACCGACTTCGGCGAGCAGATGGCAGCTCACGGCGTTATCTACGCTTCGATCTTTTTGTTCGTCAAATTGTTGGTGCTGGGACTGAGCGTCTGGTACATCCCTCGGCTCTTGATTGCCACCATCGCACTGCCGATCTTCTGCGTTTACGACTGGTCGATTGACGCCCAGCTGAAGGATAAGTTTCAGAAGACGTACCACCGTAACTACTACGGCTTGGCGGCATCTGCCTGTGGAACGTTTCTGTTGTGCGTGGCTTCGATCGCTCCGATTGTGGATACCGGTTCGTCACGCGTGCTGAATACCGAGTTCTCGCCGCTGCAGCCAGTTCTGCGTTCCAACGTCTGGCTCACGATTCACGTGCTTACGATTGTCGCTAGTTACGGAGCAGGTATCCTGGCTTGGGGCTTGGGTTGGCTGGCGCTGGGTTACTACATGTTCGGGCGTTACCGTGCCCCTGTGGTCGCCAGTCCGCTGAACGCTGGGCTCGCTCCGGCTCAGGGACACAGCCCACAGATGAGCTATCGTCCGCCAGAAGAGTGCTTTACGCTCGGTCAGCATTGCTATCGCGCTATCCAGGTCGCCGTGTTGCTACTGGCAACTGGGACGATCCTGGGTGGTATTTGGGCCGACGTTTCTTGGGGCCGTTTCTGGGGGTGGGATCCGAAAGAGGTCTGGGCGTTGGTGACGCTCTTGATTTATGTGGCCATCCTGCACGCTCGCTTTGCCGGTTGGTTCAATAACTTCGGCCTGGTTGTGGGAACAATTATTGGCTTCTCAGCAATCGTCGGCAGTTGGTACGGAGTGAACTTCTTGTTGCCGCTGTTTAAAGGTGGCGATGCCGTCGGCCTGCACTCCTACGGAAGTGGTGGTAAGGGGAGCGAAATCATGGTGATGGGCTTCGTTGCCGCCAACTGGATCGCATTAGGCTTTGTTGCCCTGCGGTTCCAACTCTCGAAGCTTTCGGTCGTTGACGAGAACGAGGTGGAAGAAGTCGTAATCAAAGCGGAACTTCCGGACAACAACGATGCTCCGGAAGAAGCAAAGCTCGTTGACAACAACTAG